A section of the Bradyrhizobium oligotrophicum S58 genome encodes:
- a CDS encoding ArsC family reductase — MSITIYGIKNCDTMKKARTWLDDNGVRYDFHDYKSGGIDKATLTAWSDAVGWEVLLNRAGTTFKKLPDADKDGLTESKAIALMLAQPSMIKRPVLDLGGKLLVGFKPEIYAKEVKA; from the coding sequence ATGAGCATCACGATCTACGGAATCAAGAACTGCGACACGATGAAGAAGGCGCGCACCTGGCTCGATGACAATGGTGTGCGTTACGACTTTCACGACTACAAGAGTGGCGGCATCGACAAGGCGACACTCACGGCGTGGAGCGATGCGGTCGGCTGGGAGGTGCTGCTCAATCGCGCCGGCACCACGTTCAAGAAGCTGCCCGACGCCGACAAGGACGGCCTGACCGAGAGCAAGGCGATCGCGCTGATGCTGGCGCAGCCCTCGATGATCAAGCGCCCGGTGCTGGATCTCGGCGGCAAGCTGCTCGTCGGCTTCAAGCCGGAGATCTATGCCAAGGAGGTGAAGGCCTGA